A single genomic interval of Selenobaculum gibii harbors:
- the nadE gene encoding NAD(+) synthase produces the protein MIKIALGQFEIKPGHPDLNTNRMLEMIQSAKESKADLIVFPEMAIPGYLIGDTWEQNAFLRDCEYYGKKIIAASDTIAIMFGNIAVDWTKKNTDGRVRKYNAFFTAYKKNLIQSPASPYPFIIKTLQPNYRAFDEERHFFSLPKLADELKTDIADLTSPIDLCLNEQTLRIGCLLCEDAWSDDYTFTPLALINKNHDVDLFINISNSPYTLGKNNKRNRVFSSHAKSNNAPFIYVNNIGIQNNGKTIYTFDGSSTVYDANGKIIAMNEPYTNQLNIVGIPLEGEPSLPAIKVNEDTDIANIYTALRYGIKNFLQDIHMEKVVIGISGGIDSAVAAALYASILPPENVLLVNMPSIYNSNTTKDLAQDLAKNLKCLYTIMPIQDSVDTTVNQIKTTPIQNLSNNTTFYLDVSSFVTENIQARDRSARVLAGIAASFGGGFTCNANKSETTVGYSTLYGDQSGFLAALADLWKFQIYDLAYYLNQVIYKREVIPQETIDIVPSAELSSNQCVDEGKGDPIKYPYHDYLFRAFCEHWNRATPEDILTWYKEDLLEEKLSCEKGLIQKYFSTNKEFIDDLERWWNLYSGIAVAKRIQAPPILAISRRAYGFDHREAQNGAYYTAQYRALKKELLK, from the coding sequence TTGATAAAAATCGCATTAGGACAATTCGAAATTAAGCCCGGACATCCCGATTTAAACACAAACCGAATGCTTGAAATGATTCAATCAGCCAAGGAGTCTAAAGCAGATTTAATCGTTTTTCCTGAAATGGCAATTCCAGGCTATCTTATTGGTGATACTTGGGAACAAAATGCTTTTTTACGCGATTGTGAATATTACGGTAAAAAGATAATTGCAGCATCTGATACGATTGCAATTATGTTCGGTAATATCGCCGTGGATTGGACAAAAAAAAATACTGATGGCAGAGTAAGAAAATATAATGCATTCTTCACTGCATATAAAAAGAATTTAATACAATCTCCAGCTTCCCCTTACCCATTTATCATAAAAACTCTCCAACCAAATTATCGTGCTTTCGATGAAGAACGTCATTTTTTTAGTTTGCCAAAACTAGCTGATGAACTAAAAACGGATATCGCTGATTTAACTAGCCCGATCGATCTATGCTTAAATGAGCAAACGCTTAGAATTGGCTGCCTGCTTTGTGAAGATGCTTGGAGCGACGACTATACCTTCACACCACTTGCATTGATTAATAAAAACCACGACGTAGATTTATTTATCAATATCTCAAATTCCCCTTATACGCTCGGAAAAAATAATAAACGCAATCGAGTTTTTTCCTCACATGCTAAATCAAACAACGCTCCCTTTATTTATGTAAACAATATCGGCATTCAAAATAACGGAAAAACAATTTATACTTTTGATGGTTCTAGCACCGTTTATGATGCGAACGGAAAAATCATCGCCATGAACGAGCCCTACACAAATCAACTGAACATCGTAGGAATCCCCTTAGAAGGTGAACCTTCACTCCCAGCGATAAAAGTAAATGAAGATACTGATATTGCAAATATCTATACCGCTCTACGTTATGGCATTAAAAATTTTTTGCAGGACATCCACATGGAAAAGGTCGTTATCGGCATCTCTGGCGGTATAGACTCAGCCGTTGCAGCAGCACTTTACGCTTCCATACTTCCGCCTGAAAATGTTTTACTCGTTAATATGCCAAGCATCTATAATTCCAATACAACCAAAGATTTAGCGCAAGACTTAGCCAAAAATCTAAAATGTCTTTATACGATTATGCCGATTCAAGATTCCGTTGATACAACAGTCAATCAAATAAAAACAACACCAATTCAAAACTTAAGTAACAATACTACCTTTTATTTAGACGTTTCCTCTTTCGTAACGGAGAATATTCAAGCCCGTGATCGTTCTGCACGTGTACTTGCAGGTATTGCGGCAAGCTTTGGCGGCGGTTTTACCTGCAATGCAAATAAAAGTGAGACTACCGTTGGGTACTCAACACTTTATGGTGACCAATCAGGCTTTCTTGCTGCATTAGCAGACTTATGGAAATTTCAAATTTACGACCTTGCATATTATTTAAATCAAGTTATTTATAAGCGCGAAGTTATTCCACAGGAAACAATCGACATTGTTCCAAGCGCAGAGTTATCCAGCAATCAATGTGTGGATGAAGGAAAGGGCGATCCAATTAAATATCCATACCATGATTATTTATTTCGAGCTTTCTGTGAACATTGGAATCGAGCAACGCCTGAAGATATTCTTACATGGTATAAAGAAGATCTCTTAGAAGAAAAACTCAGCTGCGAAAAAGGATTAATCCAAAAATATTTTTCTACCAACAAAGAATTTATTGATGATTTAGAACGCTGGTGGAATTTGTACTCTGGCATCGCAGTTGCTAAACGTATTCAAGCGCCACCAATTTTAGCAATCAGCCGTCGTGCTTATGGATTCGATCATCGAGAAGCACAAAATGGAGCCTATTATACCGCACAATATAGAGCCTTAAAAAAGGAATTATTGAAATAA
- a CDS encoding aspartate aminotransferase family protein: protein MTKYIGPEAIIEKKQAYIMPCLNHFYEKPMQIVRGSMQYLYDSTGKQYLDCFAGVSVINCGHCNSEITDKICEQVKTLQHVCNIYLTENFANLAEALAKITPGDLQKAFFCSTGTEANEGAALLASIYTKNSEFISLRNGLHGRTKLTMSMTGISMWRTDPNPVGGIHFAPNPYCYRCPLGKKYPDCDFACANAIEDVIRTNTSGNVAAFIAEPIQGNAGIITPPQGYFKRVKEILDQYNILMIIDEVQTGFARTGKMFAIENFDVVPDIMTVAKALGNGTPISAFIASAKIANTYTRPGASTLGGNPVSSTAALATLEYIQKHDLLTKAKLRGKQLKNGLKKLQEKHAMIGDIRGIGLMVGAEFIHSDKSPNSQAVDIILETMKDRGFIIGKNGVDRNVLAFQPPLIITEENINNMLNQLDDVLNTLKK from the coding sequence TTGACAAAATATATTGGCCCTGAAGCTATTATTGAAAAAAAACAAGCTTATATTATGCCTTGTTTAAATCATTTTTACGAAAAGCCAATGCAAATTGTACGTGGATCTATGCAATATCTCTATGACAGTACCGGAAAACAATATCTCGACTGTTTTGCCGGCGTTTCCGTGATTAACTGCGGCCATTGCAATAGCGAAATTACCGATAAAATTTGTGAACAAGTAAAAACACTACAGCATGTTTGTAATATCTATCTTACTGAAAATTTTGCAAATCTCGCCGAAGCGTTAGCAAAAATTACACCAGGTGATTTACAAAAAGCTTTTTTCTGTTCCACCGGCACAGAAGCAAATGAGGGCGCTGCCCTGCTTGCTTCTATTTATACAAAAAATAGTGAATTTATCAGTTTACGCAATGGATTACACGGACGGACAAAATTAACGATGAGCATGACGGGAATTAGCATGTGGCGTACCGATCCAAATCCAGTTGGTGGAATTCATTTTGCACCTAACCCATATTGCTACCGCTGTCCATTAGGAAAAAAATATCCTGACTGCGATTTTGCTTGTGCAAACGCAATTGAAGACGTAATCAGAACGAATACCTCTGGCAATGTTGCCGCATTTATCGCAGAACCAATTCAAGGCAATGCCGGAATTATTACACCACCTCAAGGATACTTTAAACGCGTAAAAGAAATCTTAGATCAATATAACATCTTAATGATTATCGACGAAGTACAAACAGGTTTTGCTCGTACAGGTAAAATGTTTGCCATTGAAAATTTCGATGTGGTTCCAGATATTATGACCGTTGCTAAAGCACTTGGAAACGGAACACCGATTAGTGCTTTTATCGCTTCGGCTAAAATCGCTAATACTTATACACGTCCTGGCGCTTCTACTTTAGGTGGTAATCCTGTATCTTCTACAGCAGCATTAGCAACTTTAGAGTATATTCAAAAGCATGATTTATTAACAAAAGCTAAACTACGTGGTAAACAATTAAAGAATGGATTAAAGAAATTACAAGAGAAGCACGCTATGATTGGAGATATCCGCGGTATCGGTTTAATGGTAGGTGCGGAATTCATCCATTCGGACAAATCACCGAACAGCCAAGCGGTTGATATCATTTTAGAAACAATGAAAGATAGAGGCTTCATTATTGGTAAAAATGGTGTTGACCGTAATGTACTCGCCTTCCAACCACCTTTAATTATTACTGAAGAAAACATTAACAATATGCTAAATCAATTAGATGATGTATTAAACACGCTAAAAAAATAA
- a CDS encoding peptidase U32 family protein, which translates to MLLSKKSVELLAPAGTWEVLEAAIAAGADAVYLGGKRFNMRMHRTDTNFDDEMLKKAIEYAHAHNVRLYITVNNLISDREIEPMRDYLKFLQTIQPDALLVQDLAVMELVRELKITIPLHTSVMMNTHNEHAINKLKEYGITRIVVGREMTLSQLSLFKERTGIEVEYFMHGDMCISQSGQCFHSGILFGQSSNRGRCLKPCRWGYKLIDEETGEILDENGPGAYKLALKDMCMYRHLPELIQAGVHSFKIEGRMRTAAFVERIVKTYRKAIDRYLADPAGYAIDENDWNDLYENRSRDFSTCFALGKPDASAIGFSGKREPRFFSQAVKEADIHSPVTIKPTDFEIKLPQNYAPELSVRVADLASVQEAAENGANRIYIGGEAFLPHKPWSLKDIKAAMDIGGKYKVKIIVTTPRATMERECGELEQLFTQLNEIRPDGIMVSNMGTLNMATQLTTLPVQTDFSFNTFNHLSAKLLKDNGSTMGTISLEATYAQIKELLFSSKLPLELIVHGPTEAMILDHNLPHMILGYDMNTRPELFNKHYALLDSANEVHPIRIDQHERNHVLFAKDLCLIKFLAKLLGAASYRIEGQHYDAKLVGQLTKIYRQELDKMLNSPMQYEFDPNLLTQLSTISPRELGIGAFRYRVSR; encoded by the coding sequence ATGTTACTATCAAAGAAGTCCGTTGAATTACTAGCACCTGCTGGTACTTGGGAAGTATTAGAAGCTGCAATCGCAGCTGGTGCAGATGCTGTATATTTAGGCGGTAAACGATTCAATATGCGCATGCACCGCACAGACACTAATTTTGATGATGAAATGTTAAAAAAAGCGATTGAATACGCACATGCGCATAATGTTCGTTTATATATTACAGTGAATAATTTAATCAGCGATCGTGAAATCGAGCCAATGCGTGACTATTTGAAATTTTTACAAACAATTCAACCTGACGCATTGCTTGTACAAGATTTAGCAGTTATGGAACTTGTCAGAGAATTAAAAATCACCATTCCACTCCATACTTCAGTTATGATGAATACGCACAACGAACATGCAATAAACAAATTAAAAGAATATGGAATCACTCGTATCGTAGTTGGTCGAGAAATGACCCTTTCACAATTAAGCCTATTTAAGGAACGCACCGGAATTGAAGTAGAATATTTTATGCACGGCGACATGTGCATTTCACAAAGTGGTCAATGCTTTCACTCTGGAATTTTATTTGGACAAAGTTCGAATCGCGGCCGTTGCTTAAAACCATGCCGTTGGGGCTATAAATTAATTGATGAAGAAACCGGTGAAATTCTTGATGAAAATGGACCGGGCGCATATAAACTAGCTTTAAAAGATATGTGTATGTACCGTCACCTTCCAGAATTAATTCAAGCTGGAGTGCATTCCTTTAAAATCGAAGGTCGAATGAGAACAGCAGCTTTTGTCGAAAGAATTGTGAAAACATATCGTAAAGCAATCGATCGCTATTTAGCAGATCCCGCTGGATATGCTATCGACGAAAACGATTGGAATGATTTATACGAAAATCGGTCTCGTGATTTTTCCACCTGTTTTGCCCTTGGTAAACCGGATGCTTCAGCCATTGGATTTAGTGGCAAACGTGAACCGCGCTTCTTTAGCCAAGCAGTAAAAGAAGCCGACATTCATTCACCGGTTACAATAAAGCCGACGGATTTTGAAATAAAATTACCGCAAAACTATGCTCCAGAATTATCCGTCCGTGTGGCAGATTTAGCATCTGTACAGGAAGCCGCGGAAAATGGAGCAAATCGAATTTATATCGGTGGAGAAGCCTTTCTTCCCCATAAACCGTGGAGCCTTAAAGATATTAAAGCAGCAATGGATATCGGAGGAAAGTACAAGGTAAAAATTATTGTTACTACACCAAGAGCTACAATGGAACGCGAATGCGGTGAATTAGAACAGCTCTTCACACAATTAAATGAAATTCGTCCAGATGGAATTATGGTAAGCAACATGGGCACTCTCAACATGGCGACACAGCTTACGACTTTACCTGTACAAACAGATTTTTCGTTTAATACATTTAATCATTTAAGTGCAAAATTATTGAAAGATAACGGTTCCACGATGGGAACGATCTCATTGGAAGCAACGTATGCACAAATTAAAGAACTACTCTTCTCTAGCAAATTACCGTTAGAATTGATTGTTCACGGCCCTACAGAAGCAATGATTCTCGACCATAATTTACCGCATATGATTCTCGGCTATGACATGAATACACGACCAGAGCTATTTAATAAACATTATGCTCTGCTGGATAGTGCTAACGAAGTACATCCTATCCGCATTGATCAACACGAACGCAATCATGTTTTATTTGCCAAAGATTTATGCTTAATTAAATTCTTAGCAAAATTATTAGGTGCAGCTTCTTATCGTATTGAAGGACAACATTATGATGCTAAATTGGTAGGTCAACTAACTAAAATTTATCGTCAAGAATTAGATAAAATGTTAAATAGTCCTATGCAATATGAATTCGATCCTAATTTATTAACTCAACTTTCTACAATCAGTCCGCGCGAACTCGGTATCGGTGCTTTCCGCTATCGCGTATCACGTTAA
- a CDS encoding ABC transporter substrate-binding protein has product MFHIGILQLTQNLDDAVKGFKQGLHNAKIEAAFHYMNADGNVEELSKLARALADLKVDLIFACSTPAAKAAKELSENIPVIFTPVFDPMSVKLVSNIEKPGGKVTGMSGMVNAVAKVDFIQLLLPNIQHIAMLYHEKDENSCIEASNFRKAVENKIKLSNIIIQCQEDLSLLEENLPHDIDALFLPIGKIVEENFASIVYYTDSRNIPIIASHAPNVSAGALGALVANHASLGEDCAKQAYKILIEKKSPAEIPVGITTAPEILLNAFVADNLEISLPSTLTEKAKEIFQ; this is encoded by the coding sequence TTGTTTCATATAGGTATTTTACAATTAACCCAAAATCTCGATGATGCCGTCAAGGGATTTAAGCAAGGCTTGCATAATGCAAAAATCGAAGCTGCATTTCATTATATGAATGCCGATGGAAATGTCGAAGAATTATCCAAATTAGCCCGTGCTTTAGCAGATTTAAAAGTAGATTTAATTTTTGCTTGTTCTACTCCTGCAGCGAAAGCAGCAAAAGAACTCTCTGAAAATATTCCTGTTATTTTTACACCCGTTTTTGATCCAATGAGCGTAAAGTTAGTTTCCAACATAGAAAAACCTGGGGGTAAAGTTACAGGTATGTCTGGGATGGTAAATGCAGTAGCCAAGGTAGACTTTATTCAATTACTCTTACCCAATATACAACATATAGCTATGCTATATCACGAAAAAGACGAAAACTCCTGTATCGAAGCATCCAACTTTAGAAAAGCTGTCGAAAATAAAATAAAGCTTAGCAATATCATCATTCAATGTCAAGAAGATTTATCCTTACTCGAAGAAAATTTGCCGCATGATATTGATGCGCTATTTTTACCCATTGGAAAGATTGTTGAAGAAAACTTTGCCAGCATTGTTTATTATACGGACAGTAGAAACATTCCGATCATTGCCTCTCATGCACCAAATGTATCTGCTGGTGCTTTGGGTGCATTAGTTGCAAATCATGCTTCATTAGGTGAAGACTGTGCAAAGCAGGCCTACAAGATTCTTATTGAAAAAAAATCACCAGCAGAAATTCCTGTTGGCATAACAACAGCACCAGAAATTTTACTCAATGCTTTTGTTGCAGATAATTTAGAGATTTCACTACCCTCTACATTAACAGAAAAAGCAAAAGAAATTTTCCAATAA
- a CDS encoding DNA polymerase III subunit alpha, protein MNQENNQFVHLHVHTEYSLLDGASRIHQLIDRAKELNMPAIAITDHGSMYGVIDFYKAAKAKGVKPIIGCEVYVAPKSRFDKMAVDGESYYHLILLAENQQGYKNLIELVSLAYSEGFYYKPRVDKELLRKYHEGIICLSACIAGEIPAAIIRDNPERADVLVQEYIDIFGKDNFFIEIQNHGMPEEKKANVELVKLAEKYDLGLVATNDSHYTNRNDSEFHDVLLCIQMGKTVDEENRMRFPNDNFYLKSPEEMEKLFGAYRGAIENTVKIAERCQVDFVFGQLHLPVFPVPDGMTDESYLRKLCKERLNDRYVTVTKLETERLDYELSVIQKMGYDSYFLIVWDFINYAKNHDIAVGPGRGSAAGSIVAYLLGITNIDPLKYDLLFERFLNPDRVTMPDIDIDFCYVKREKVIEYVVERYGSERVAQIITFGTMAAKGAIRDVGRALNMTYSEVDRIAKMIPAELNMTIDKALKSNPELQNAYQEEIAVTKLVDFARDVEGLPRHASTHAAGVVIARDPLTDYVPIQVSADGFAVTQYDKDRVEELGLLKMDFLGLRTLTVISDALVLIKENRGIKVDIDAIDLEDEKTAQMLSNGDTVGVFQMESSGMTTLVKELKPNGFADIIPLVALYRPGPLGSGMVTDFINGRHGRKEVKYLHPLLEPILKETFGVILYQEQVMQIVQVLAGFTLGQADLLRRAMGKKKHSILAAQRENFLNGARSNGIDEALAIEIFDLMAHFADYGFNKSHSAAYAMVAYQTAYLKAHYPNEFMAAMLSSVMGTSDKVGYYIEYCRHQGIQVLPPDINASKASFSVDREAIRFGMAAVKNVGENAIESIIKAREKEDRFTSLVDFCTRVDMRVVNKRVIESLIKCGAFDSQGAKRSQLLAVLDKAVEAAGSRQRDAASGQIGLFGEEEMSEVEDVALPNIEEMPKEQILALEKEITGFYITGHPLDKYRERMQQFMTIESLTETEKMDGRIVKIAGLIVNSKRISTKKGETMCFIEVEDFTNKIEVVVFPKVFYQSMNVLIPDTPVIVSGRLNVNEESAKILADSIMNFDEYEPVIRIRIRKSQETEDIFSKLKEIFESYGGKNMVYLHLVDSRKVIKAEEKFWFAPTEEAINKIEMILGKGAVQIK, encoded by the coding sequence ATGAATCAGGAAAATAATCAATTTGTTCATTTGCACGTACATACGGAGTATAGTCTGCTAGATGGTGCAAGTCGTATTCACCAATTGATTGATCGAGCAAAAGAATTAAATATGCCGGCAATTGCAATTACAGATCATGGTTCAATGTACGGAGTTATTGATTTTTATAAAGCTGCTAAGGCCAAAGGTGTAAAACCGATTATCGGGTGTGAAGTTTATGTTGCGCCTAAGTCGCGATTTGATAAAATGGCAGTTGATGGCGAAAGCTATTATCATTTGATTTTATTGGCGGAAAACCAACAAGGTTATAAAAATTTAATTGAGTTAGTATCGTTGGCGTACAGTGAAGGGTTTTACTATAAACCTCGTGTTGATAAAGAGTTACTAAGAAAATATCATGAAGGAATTATTTGTTTAAGTGCTTGTATTGCTGGTGAAATTCCGGCAGCAATTATTCGTGATAATCCGGAGCGTGCGGATGTTTTAGTTCAGGAATACATTGATATTTTTGGTAAAGATAATTTTTTTATTGAAATTCAAAATCATGGAATGCCGGAAGAAAAGAAAGCTAATGTAGAGTTAGTAAAGTTAGCAGAAAAATATGATTTGGGATTAGTGGCAACGAATGACTCGCATTATACAAATCGCAATGATAGTGAATTTCATGATGTTTTGTTATGCATCCAAATGGGAAAAACGGTAGATGAGGAAAACCGCATGCGGTTTCCTAATGATAATTTCTATCTTAAATCCCCAGAAGAAATGGAAAAACTATTTGGTGCATATCGCGGGGCAATTGAAAACACGGTGAAAATTGCTGAGCGTTGTCAAGTTGATTTTGTTTTTGGGCAATTACATTTGCCGGTATTTCCTGTGCCCGATGGAATGACTGATGAATCATATTTAAGAAAACTATGTAAAGAGCGATTAAACGATCGTTATGTAACAGTGACGAAACTTGAAACTGAAAGATTAGATTATGAATTATCTGTGATTCAAAAAATGGGATACGATAGCTATTTTCTTATTGTATGGGATTTTATTAATTATGCGAAAAATCATGATATAGCAGTTGGTCCAGGTCGAGGTTCGGCAGCAGGCAGTATTGTTGCTTATTTATTAGGTATTACAAATATTGATCCACTTAAATATGATTTGCTTTTTGAAAGATTTTTAAATCCGGATCGTGTTACTATGCCGGATATTGATATTGATTTTTGTTATGTAAAAAGGGAAAAAGTTATAGAATATGTTGTTGAGCGTTATGGTTCTGAGCGTGTTGCGCAGATTATTACTTTTGGTACAATGGCTGCAAAAGGAGCAATTCGTGATGTAGGCAGGGCGCTTAACATGACTTATAGTGAAGTAGATCGGATTGCAAAAATGATTCCTGCGGAATTGAATATGACGATTGACAAAGCTTTAAAAAGCAATCCTGAGTTGCAAAATGCTTATCAGGAGGAAATAGCAGTAACGAAATTAGTAGATTTTGCTCGTGATGTAGAGGGATTGCCAAGACATGCATCTACGCATGCTGCAGGTGTTGTAATTGCAAGAGATCCATTGACGGATTATGTTCCTATTCAAGTTTCTGCTGATGGGTTTGCTGTTACGCAATACGATAAGGACAGAGTTGAAGAACTAGGCTTGCTTAAAATGGACTTTCTGGGGCTTAGGACTTTAACCGTGATTAGTGATGCTCTCGTATTAATTAAGGAAAATCGAGGCATTAAAGTTGACATAGATGCAATTGATTTAGAAGATGAAAAAACTGCACAAATGTTATCAAATGGAGATACTGTTGGTGTGTTTCAAATGGAATCATCAGGGATGACTACCTTAGTTAAAGAATTGAAACCAAATGGTTTTGCCGATATCATTCCGTTAGTTGCATTATATCGTCCGGGGCCATTAGGAAGTGGGATGGTTACGGATTTTATCAACGGGCGGCATGGACGAAAAGAAGTGAAATATTTACATCCATTACTAGAACCGATATTAAAAGAAACTTTCGGTGTGATTTTATATCAGGAACAAGTTATGCAGATTGTGCAAGTATTAGCAGGTTTTACACTAGGGCAGGCAGATTTGTTGAGACGTGCAATGGGAAAGAAGAAACATTCAATTTTGGCGGCTCAACGCGAGAATTTTTTAAATGGTGCGCGCAGCAACGGAATTGACGAAGCTTTAGCAATTGAGATTTTTGATTTAATGGCACATTTTGCGGATTATGGATTTAATAAGTCTCATAGTGCTGCATATGCGATGGTTGCTTATCAGACAGCATATCTGAAAGCGCATTATCCTAATGAATTTATGGCAGCAATGTTATCGAGTGTCATGGGGACGAGTGATAAAGTTGGATATTATATTGAATATTGTCGTCATCAAGGAATTCAGGTTTTACCGCCGGATATTAACGCTAGCAAAGCTTCTTTTAGCGTTGATAGAGAAGCGATTCGATTTGGGATGGCAGCTGTAAAAAATGTTGGGGAAAATGCAATCGAAAGTATAATTAAAGCGCGAGAAAAAGAGGATAGATTTACGTCGCTGGTTGATTTTTGTACGCGTGTAGATATGCGAGTTGTAAATAAACGAGTAATTGAAAGTTTAATCAAATGTGGTGCGTTTGATTCGCAAGGAGCAAAGAGGTCGCAATTACTTGCGGTTCTTGATAAAGCGGTAGAAGCAGCTGGAAGCAGGCAACGGGATGCAGCGAGCGGGCAAATTGGGTTATTTGGTGAAGAAGAAATGAGTGAAGTCGAAGATGTTGCTTTACCGAATATTGAAGAAATGCCAAAAGAGCAAATTTTAGCGTTGGAAAAAGAAATTACAGGTTTCTATATTACAGGGCATCCGCTTGATAAATATAGGGAGAGAATGCAACAATTCATGACTATAGAATCTTTGACTGAAACGGAGAAAATGGATGGGAGAATAGTTAAGATTGCAGGCTTAATTGTAAATTCAAAACGTATTAGTACTAAAAAGGGAGAGACGATGTGCTTCATTGAAGTTGAAGACTTCACAAATAAAATAGAAGTGGTTGTCTTTCCAAAAGTCTTTTATCAATCAATGAATGTTTTAATTCCAGATACGCCGGTTATTGTTAGTGGACGTTTAAATGTAAATGAAGAATCTGCAAAAATTTTGGCAGATTCTATTATGAATTTTGATGAATATGAACCAGTAATAAGAATCCGAATTCGAAAATCGCAAGAGACGGAAGATATCTTTTCAAAATTAAAAGAAATTTTTGAATCTTATGGCGGTAAAAATATGGTCTATCTACATTTGGTCGATAGTCGAAAGGTAATAAAGGCGGAAGAAAAATTTTGGTTTGCACCTACTGAAGAAGCGATTAACAAAATTGAAATGATTCTAGGCAAAGGGGCTGTACAAATTAAATAG
- the pyk gene encoding pyruvate kinase, which translates to MMKKTKIVCTMGPGTDGDSILEQLLNAGMNVGRCNFSHGDHEEQLCRITKLRAASQKVGKPVALLLDTKGPEMRLGKFKGGKTFLTKNSTFIITADEVEGTNERASVNHKFLPQEVQTGNMILLSDGLISLRVEAIKGNDIITTVMNSGAISSGKRVAVPGVSVNLPFLSEKDKADILFGIKNEMDFIAASFVQRAEDVLAIRNLLIENNYEMGIIAKIENAEGVKNMDEILKVSDGIMVARGDLGVEIPAEDVPLVQKTIIKKCNAAGKIAITATQMLESMVENPRPTRAETSDVANAIMDGTDAIMLSGETASGKYPVEAVKMMARIAEKTEKSLKYNQLFLQKGLVEHSNLTNAMGHASVRLAQSLGAKAIVTASNSGSTGRLISKYRPSMPIILVTPSEKTLRKMQLYWGVHPILRESYNDSDTLINNVIDKAMKYGDFISGDVLVVASGLNDTIGSTNMLKVHVIK; encoded by the coding sequence ATGATGAAAAAAACGAAAATTGTTTGTACTATGGGGCCAGGAACTGATGGTGATAGCATTTTAGAACAGTTATTAAATGCTGGAATGAATGTTGGTCGTTGTAATTTCTCACATGGAGATCATGAGGAACAGCTATGTCGTATTACTAAATTAAGAGCAGCTTCCCAAAAAGTAGGCAAACCAGTTGCATTATTGCTGGATACAAAAGGACCAGAAATGAGACTTGGCAAGTTCAAAGGTGGTAAAACTTTTTTAACAAAAAATAGTACATTTATCATTACAGCGGATGAAGTTGAAGGTACGAATGAGAGAGCTTCTGTGAATCATAAATTCTTACCTCAAGAAGTTCAAACTGGAAATATGATTCTTTTATCTGATGGATTAATTAGTCTTCGTGTAGAGGCAATAAAAGGTAATGACATTATTACTACAGTTATGAATAGTGGTGCAATTAGCTCAGGAAAAAGAGTGGCTGTTCCAGGGGTATCTGTAAATTTACCGTTTTTATCTGAAAAAGATAAGGCTGATATTTTATTTGGTATTAAGAATGAAATGGATTTTATTGCAGCGTCCTTTGTGCAGCGTGCGGAAGATGTCCTTGCGATTCGTAATTTATTAATTGAGAATAATTATGAAATGGGGATTATCGCTAAAATTGAAAATGCTGAAGGCGTAAAGAATATGGATGAGATATTAAAAGTATCTGATGGTATTATGGTTGCAAGAGGCGATTTAGGGGTAGAAATACCCGCAGAGGATGTACCTTTAGTACAAAAGACGATTATAAAAAAATGTAATGCGGCTGGCAAGATTGCGATTACTGCTACGCAAATGTTAGAGTCTATGGTGGAAAATCCACGTCCAACAAGGGCTGAAACAAGTGATGTTGCCAATGCCATTATGGATGGTACAGATGCGATTATGCTAAGTGGGGAAACTGCATCTGGAAAATATCCAGTTGAGGCAGTTAAGATGATGGCTAGAATAGCCGAGAAGACAGAAAAGTCTTTAAAATATAATCAGCTTTTTTTACAAAAGGGATTGGTTGAGCACAGTAATCTTACAAATGCGATGGGACATGCAAGCGTTCGATTAGCACAAAGCTTAGGTGCGAAAGCTATTGTAACTGCTAGTAATAGTGGATCTACAGGCAGATTGATTTCTAAATATCGTCCAAGTATGCCAATTATTTTAGTTACTCCATCAGAAAAAACGCTTCGTAAAATGCAGCTTTATTGGGGTGTTCATCCAATTCTTAGAGAGTCTTACAATGACAGTGATACCCTGATTAATAATGTAATTGATAAAGCAATGAAATATGGGGATTTTATAAGTGGTGATGTTTTGGTGGTGGCGTCAGGCTTAAATGATACAATTGGTTCAACAAATATGCTAAAAGTGCATGTGATTAAATAA